The region CTCTCTTTTCGCTCAATATTAgaggcaacgcacttcaaggaTGACTCTTGACAGTGTGAGAAAAACCTGTAACACACTGTCAAAAACCATTCtatactctatttggcagctgtcgactaaataatcacttttgcttgaagtgcgttggtaatGACAATTTACTAATGTTGTTATAATGTTGTGGTAtgttatttgtttacagaaaaaaaaacggaatttaGGGTaggtaaataattaaaaaatctttattttgaTCAGTCGCTATCGATTTCCATGTGTTGAAAAGGGTTGGAATCATTATCGCCTTCTGTACCTTCCGTAGGTACTAGAACAAAACAACCGAACGTACTTGAAAGATAATGCGAAACTGTTATGTCTAATCCCCTTTTCACAATTTCATTCTTCATATCGATCTGTACCTGTAAcaagtaaaattttcgtctTAGACTTATTGCGGATTTCATTTAGATGTCTCGTTCTACCTTATCCAAAATGTCTTTTAAATGCCATGACCTTGCATATTTCGTAAGGTTATACACTAAGCAGTGCACAAAAAGCGAACCTTTTTTAGTTACCCTTAATTGAGAGTATCCAGGAAGAGAAGGACAACAAACCAGCATGTCGAATAGTTTATTGTCCCTAAACTCCAATGACTTTCCCGTTGCACTATTGCCCAAATTTTGGCATGTGATGGGCATGAATACTTTCGGCTTTCCTTGGTATAGTGGAAGGTGTTTGTCCGAAAACGGAATCATTATGTCATCCACAACGCAAATCATGTGTTTTTCTGCTCCAGGTAGTTCGATTTCGTTATTACGTCCGTGACTCGATATCACAATAAAAACAGAGTCGACTTCCCGTCTGCACAATTCGAAGCGGAAGTTATTTATCAGTTCACCGAATTCCTAAAAGGAAATGGTAACTcaaaaggcaaaaaaaactccttgattttatttacctGTCTTGTCTTTATGTCGTTATGGCTCCGGTTACCATAAATTTCAAATCCCATCTCAAGGAAAACAAGGTATAGCATATGTATGTCCACTTCAGATCCTCTCCTCTGtttttcatcttcttcttttctatagggaaaattgaaattgttgatcAGAAGTACCAATCCAGGTGGTTTTGAAGAAATTCGATATTTTGCTACGTAGTCCTGTAAACGAAACTTTGTTTGTGCTTCATGGTAAAAGTTGAGAATGAATGTCGATTACTCACACGAAACTTCTCGGTTGAGTCctgtaattttatttcgaatgtTGGCagtttcggaatttttttctttttcttctttccttCAATTATGTCATTGGTCTCGTCATACCCATCATACGAATATTCTGATGGTTCTGGTAGTTGTTCTGGCTTTGAACACGTTGAAGATGCAACTGCAATTACTTTCTCAATCGAGTGAACGAATACCGTCGCAGGATACTTTGAGCTCTTCTTTTTCTATAATTGATTCCTCTTTCAATATTTATCGTCGATAATGGTTGTAAATTATGTCTTGTACTTTGTTCCGTTTGAGTGTTATATCAAAACAATTATTGGCCGCTAGTTCAGACCATGCACTCATTGCTTCATTGTCTGTATCGAAGTCATCTCCGCATTTCTTAAGCAATAATTCGCTAACGGAATTGAAAATAACAACCGATTCGACTGTGTCATTTCTGCCGTCTGTAAGTTTTACAttctacaaataaaaaaaagcttcaAAACAGAACTAATTAGTATATAAGTATACTTCTCTTCACTTACACGGAtcgtaaaacaaattttacgttCAGTTGCAACCCCAATTTTGCTCCTACGACTCTTTTTGTTGTTACATAAGCCTTTGCAATAATACTTGCCATCTGAATGTTGCCTAGGaatcttaattttttaatggattaaaaAGATGTTTCTTATGGACTTAACCAGCCTTACACTAAAATTGCAAACGTTGCATCCCATGTAGCGGTGTACTTCCGAACAGTTAAACTTTATTGACTTAAGTTTTCTCGTAAATGTTTGTGAAGTTCGAAGAAGTTTTGAcactgaaattaaaatttagaggaaaaaaccatttaaaaatttgtagcctacatttgggcggaaaaatattcgttttttgatgatttctttgaatcaaaatctttttttgaaaaagtataTCCATTAAtgcacgcaaaaatgtaaaggaaaaattgatttgtgagtgataacttatcccacttggaaAAACCGGCGCAGGTTACACAAATTTACACAGTCTGGAAAGGTTTTTCCAAATGGGATAAATTATcactcacaaaccaatttttcctttaaaagtaccACATTTTTGTGTGCATTAATGGttctactttttcaaaaatagattttggttcagaaaaatcatcaaaaaacaaatattttttcgcccgaatttaggctacaaatttgcgaAGTGGTGGTCGCTCTTATATACATAAAGTATATTTCAATTATGATTCTAAAGTAATTGCAACATTTAACAGACGACAAGTATATCACCCTTGTAATTGTCAAGTCTATTGCTTCTTTTGATTTAAGCCATTGattcgaaatcttttacttaattttttaattggcCTTTGGTTGTCGTTTAATTTTGTCGTCAACTGCTATCTATCTTTTATCTACGAACACATAAATAGCAGTCGGTTCTGATcgaatcaaatttcattaccTTTACGAAGACTTGATGTATCACAATCAGCGTTGCTGACGACCCCAGGTCTGACAACTTTCGCAGGTTTGGACTGTCGTAAAAAAGTTATATCAAATTTGCACGTCGAGTTGGAATTCCATTTCGGCTTGCAATAAAATGTGTCAGgtggaaatttaaaaactttgtcGATCTGTAAATTcgtttcacaattattttaaatgattgtttttgaaaaacgtgAATCAAGGTACCAAGAGCACTTCTTTCCACAATTGATACGTCTCTCCAAATGCAAGTGCGTACACTGTCGATCTTTTCTGTATCAACAAAAACTTTCCATATTTTTCCCCATCTTCCTTCGTGGATTCCTCTACATCGCCAACCTTAGCCACAATTCCTTTACTAAAAAGCCAATCGTAGTTTGTTTCCTCTATTTACCGAAATCAATATTTACTTACGTTAATATATTGATTCCGTTGTAGTTTCTAAAGTGCGcctttgaaatatttgaaatattgataTACATAATGGTTATGTAGAGTTTCGCGCCTTTAGTTTTCACTCTTACACCAATTAACTGGGATTGAAGTTTAGGTAATCAAATATATCACAATTATTATCACTcaaattttctctttaaacTCATGCAGTGGTTTTATTACAACACTTTCCTTCTGCTCCTACATAAAATAcgtatttttattaattttttaaaatttcattcagttCAAGTGTGACAATAATTGTACATGGTCAATGAATGAATGACGGAACGTGCAAAAAATGTCATTCATTCATGCAGCGCAGGCAAGTATATGTCGTTGGCACCGCCCTCTTTTTGTGCTGCCTTCAAATACTACCTATAATTTGATGTCGGCTTTATGCTGTTCATTGATTACTGTAGTAAATTAAGTTGGAAAGTACGACATAGGTCCTCATGGTGTTTTTATACGTAGTAGGTTTGAGTCTCTTTTAGAATAATGCCTAACTTATAACAAAACTTATAGTAGGTATACCAATCGACACTACTAAATACACCGTATTTGAAGACAGCTGAAAAATGTGGCGGTGCCAACGACATGCACCTCATTAATGCGATTCTAATTGTTCTCGTCATTTccgcaaaaatcagcgatgacTCTGCCGGcaagtcggtcttttgagctccaaaattaaaaaaaaaaacaataatttgttATCCAGTCGATCAAGCTGCCCTGCCCATGGAAATATCGTTCTTATAAAGTGACAGAAGTGACTGACTTGCTGACAGTGTCAATGATATTATCAagaaggttctgaaagaacaggatGAAACTTCGGAGTTGACCACGAAGGCGGTGGCACACAGATGTTG is a window of Bradysia coprophila strain Holo2 unplaced genomic scaffold, BU_Bcop_v1 contig_350, whole genome shotgun sequence DNA encoding:
- the LOC119080014 gene encoding uncharacterized protein LOC119080014, with protein sequence MYINISNISKAHFRNYNGINILTKGIVAKVGDVEESTKEDGEKYGKFLLIQKRSTVYALAFGETYQLWKEVLLIDKVFKFPPDTFYCKPKWNSNSTCKFDITFLRQSKPAKVVRPGVVSNADCDTSSLRKVSKLLRTSQTFTRKLKSIKFNCSEVHRYMGCNVCNFSIPRQHSDGKYYCKGLCNNKKSRRSKIGVATERKICFTIRNVKLTDGRNDTVESVVIFNSVSELLLKKCGDDFDTDNEAMSAWSELAANNCFDITLKRNKKKKSSKYPATVFVHSIEKVIAVASSTCSKPEQLPEPSEYSYDGYDETNDIIEGKKKKKKIPKLPTFEIKLQDSTEKFRDYVAKYRISSKPPGLVLLINNFNFPYRKEEDEKQRRGSEVDIHMLYLVFLEMGFEIYGNRSHNDIKTRQEFGELINNFRFELCRREVDSVFIVISSHGRNNEIELPGAEKHMICVVDDIMIPFSDKHLPLYQGKPKVFMPITCQNLGNSATGKSLEFRDNKLFDMLVCCPSLPGYSQLRVTKKGSLFVHCLVYNLTKYARSWHLKDILDKVQIDMKNEIVKRGLDITVSHYLSSTFGCFVLVPTEGTEGDNDSNPFQHMEIDSD